The DNA region AATGCCACGCGGCGCTACAATTGCCGGCAACCGCGCCCTAACCGCGGCAGCGCCGAATGATGGAATTCTGCACCCGCTCCGGATCGTCAATGATTGCGTAGAAGCCCTCGATGAATTGCCGCGCAGTGCGGCGGCGGGCGTCCGTCAATCGCGTTTCGCCATCGATCAGCGCCAAGATCGCTTCGCGGCGCGCTTGGAAATGCGCGATCGTGGCCGGCACTTGGTCATTGTGGCGGCAGAGGCCGCGATAGACCCGCTGGCGCAGATTCTCGACACGCACCTCAGCCGGCAACAACGCATAGGGCGGATCGACGAAACCCGTCATGTCGAAATCGTAGGGCACCGGGATCAGATCGCTGCGCGCTTCCGCGCTTGCGCCGATCAGCTTGCCATTGTGGCAGCATTCTTCGCCGGGCACGCCTTCGGTCATGTCCCAATCCAGATTGCCAAGCATGAATTGGAACATGGTCACGCGCGCCGCCGCGGCTGGATTGAGCTGCGATGACGTCACCTCATTCGGCAACACCTCCACCGCGCGCCGCTCATTGCGTCGCGCCATGTCGGATGCGTCTTCGATCAGGAAATTGAACTGCGTTTCCTCGCGACGGCGCCCGTTGGCGTCACGATAGGTGACGCGCGCCGGCCGCACGTTGAAGCTCATCGGTGTGATCTCGTTGAACATCCGATAGGCGAGCATCTCCAGCACGATCATCTGCTCGTAGCGGTCGCCGCTTCGGCACATCGTGACGAGCTTTAGTCGGTTCTGACCGCGCCAAGGCGTGCCGCGCATCGCGCTTTGATCGAAATCGAGCCGGAGCGGCGGGAAGCTGCAAATGCCGCGCGTACGCCGAGAGATGCCGCGCGGCGCGATCTGCAAATCGTAGCGCGTGCTATCGCCGCCTTCGCCGCTCCAAGTCACGCCGCCGGCAAACGGCTCAGTGCTGCGCGGCGCCGCCCGGACCAAATCCGTGAACGGCGCTTCGAGCAGCAATTGAATTTCGGACTCTTCGGAAAAGAGGCGGGGCTGGGCCGCGGCCGGGGCGATGAAAGCGATCGTGGTGAGGAAGAGACCACAGATGGCTGTTCTGATCTTACCCGGCATCTGACCCGCTCCCGCCCGCACCGCTTTTGAGGCCTGCGGCTTAGGCTACCTTATTGCGGATTAGAGCGCTTGGAAGCCAAGTACCGCGAGCACGATCGGCAAAACCATGCCAGCGCCGATGCAGAGCACGAAAACGAGCGCGGATTGCAGGGTGTTGCGGGCGTCGTGGGCCATTTCGGTCATCGCTGCGGTCATTGGTCTTCCTCCTCTAGGCCCCGGCGTTTCCCGCCCCGGCCATGAGTTGAAGGTACCCACACCCCGCCCCGGACGCTGTGTCCCTGGTCACACCCTAGCCAAGACGACCTAGGCCGTGCTTCGGTTCGCAAAACACGAGGACTTCCCGATGACAAAGACGGCCCTGCCGGACCACGGCGTCCCCTGGAGCGACATCGAGCCGCGCATGCGCGAGATGGGCGCGGGCGATGTGAAATGGCGCGACGGCCGCACTGGCCTCTACATTTTCAACGCCGGCCCCGAACTCGAGCAGGTGCAAAAGGCCGCCTATGCGATGTTCTCCGCCGAGAATGGCTTGGGCCCTGCGGCCTTCCCGAGCCTCGCGGAGATGGAGCGCCAAATCGTCGCCACCGGCTTGGCGCTGCTCAGTGCGCCGGAAGGCGCTGCGGGCGGCATGACCAGCGGCGGCACGGAATCCATTTTCATGGCCGTCAAAACCGCGCGCGATTATCTGCGCAGCAAAGGCGGCCCGAAGAGCGGGCTCAACATCATCATCCCATCCACCGCGCATCCGGCCTTCGACAAAGCCGGCATGATCATGGACATCGAAGTCCGCCGCATTCCGGTGCGCGATCTCTTGGCCGATGTCAGTGCGATGGAAGCCGCGATCGATGCGAACACGCTGATGATCGTCGGCTCCGCGCCGTGTTTTCCCTTCGGCCTGCTCGACCCGATCGAAACTCTAAGCGAGGTGGCGCTGCGCCGAAATGTTTGGCTGCACGTCGATGCGTGTGTCGGCGGCTATCTCGCGCCCTTCGTGCGCATGAACGGCACGGCTCTGGCGCCCTTCGATTTCGCCGTGCCCGGCGTGCTCTCGATCTCCGGCGATCTGCACAAATACGGTTACGCCAGCAAAGGCGCGTCCACCGTGTTCTTCCGCAGCAAAGATCTGCACGAACATATGGGGCTAGACGCCGGCCCCTGGCCGCTCGGCCGCATGGTTACGCCGACGCTCGCGGGCACACGCCCCGGCGGCGCCATCGCTGCGGCTTGGGCGGTGATGCAATATCTCGGCGTCGACGGCTATCGCGCCAAGCAAAAGCTGGTCACCGACGCGCGTGAGAAGATCGAAGCCGGCGTCAAGAAGCTCGGCTTCCGCGTGCTGGGCCAGCCCCAGCTTGGCATCATCGCCTTCACGCATGACAGCGTGAACCCGATGAACATCTATGTGCAGATGTACAAGCGCGGCTGGTTCACAGCGACCTTGCTCGAACCGCCCGCACTCCACTTGATGCTGTCGCCCAAGCACAACGAGGTCGCGCACGAATATCTGGCGGACCTCGAAGCCGCACTCGCCAGCGCCAATGAAGGCGCTGGCGGTAAAGTTGCGGGTTACGCCGGTTAGATGCGTTCGATGATGATGGCCGGGGCCATGCCGCCGGCGGCGCACATCGTCACCAGGCCACGCTTCAGGTCGCGGCGCTCCAATTCATCGAGCACCGTGCCGATCAGGATCGAACCCGTCGCGCCGATCGGGTGCCCCAGCGCCATCGCGCCGCCGTTCACATTGACCTTCTCGCGATTGAGCTTGAGGTCGCGGATGAATTTCTCGGCGACGACCGCGAACGCTTCATTGATCTCGAAGAGATCGATGTCGTCCACCGTGAGGCCAGCCTTCTCCAGCACCTTGCGCGCGGCAGGCACCGGCGCGTTGAGCATCAAAGTCGGGCTATCGCCGACATTGGCCGTCGCCACCACGCGCGCACGGGGCTTCAAGCCATTCTTCTTGGCGTAGTCCGGGGAGGCGAGCAGCACCGCCGCCGCGCCATCAACAACGCCCGACGAATTGCCGGCATGGTGGACGTGATTGATCTTCAGGTCCGGATAGACTTGGCGGATCAGCGCGCCATAGGTCAGGCCTTCTTCATCCAGTGGAAAGCCCGCGATCGCCTCAAACGACGGCTTCAAGGCCGCGAGGCCTTCCATCGTGGTCTGCGGGCGCGGGAATTCTTCGTGATCCAGCGCCAGCGCGCCGTCTTCTTTGTAAACCGGCACGACGCTCTTCTTGAAATGGCCGCCCTTAATCGCGGCATCAGCGCGCTGCTGGCTGACCAAAGCCAATTCATCCACCGCCTGGCGCGAAATGCCTTCGAGCGTCGCGATCGCATCGGCGCACACGCCCTGGTGCGATTGCGGATGCTTGGCGCGCAGGCGCAGATTGCCCTGGTCCATCATCATCGGCTTTTTCGGATCGGCCGTGGCCGCGTTGTAGCTCATCATCTCGGTGCCGCCGGCGATGACGAGATCTTCCATGCCCGCCATCACTTGCGCCGCCGCGAGGTTGACGCTGGTGATGCCCGAGCCGCAGAAGCGATCCAACGTCACAGCGCTCGACTTCACGTCATAGCCCGCATCGAGGGCTGCCATGCGCGCCAGGTCGCCGCCTTGCTTGCCGCGTTGGGACGAGGTGCCCCAGATGATGTCGTCGACTTCACCCGTCTTCAGATTGTTGCGTTCGGCGATCGCCTTCAGCACCGAGGAGGCGACTTGCTGCGGGTGAATGTCCGCCAGCGCGCCCTTGCCCACTTTGCCGATGCCACGCGGCGTACGGCACGCGTCGATGATCCAAGCTTCCGGCACTCTGGCCTCCTCTCATTCTGGTTCGAAACCCAACATCGCGACGAACGCCAAGACTGAAAAGCCCTGTCGCGACGGCAACAAGCCGCAAGTCTGACAGCGCGGCCGCTCCTCAGGACGCTGCGATATGTGCTAGGAAAAGCTTCCGCTTGACCGAAGGCGCCAAGATCATGACCACCAACGCCGAACTCCTCGCCCGCCGCGCCAAAGCTGTGCCGCGCGGGGTTTCCACCGCGACACCCGTGTTCACCGCGCGCGCCGAGAATGCCCGCCTGTGGGACGTGGAGGGGCGCGAATATATCGACTTCGCCGGCGGCATCGCCGTGCTCAATACCGGCCATCGCCATCCCAAAGTGATCGAAGCAGTCCGCGCGCAGCTCGATTGCGTCACGCACACGGCGTTCCAGGTCAGCGCCTACGAGCCCTACATCGCGCTCGCCGAAAAGCTCAACGCCCGCGCCCCGATCGCAGGCGACGCGAAGACCATCTTCTTCACCACGGGCGCCGAGGCGGTCGAGAACGCCGTGAAGATCGCGCGCGCCGCAACCGGCCGCACTGGCATCATCTCGTTCACCGGCAGCTTCCACGGCCGCACCACGCTGACGATGGCGATGACTGGCAAGGTCGCGCCCTACAAACAGCAATTCGGCCCCTCCGTGCCGGACGTCTTCCACGTGCCGTTCCCGCTCGCGCGCTACGGCGTCGATGTGGAGACCTCGCTGCTCGTGCTCAATCACATTCTGCGCGCCGACGTGGAGCCCTCGCGCGTCGCCGCCATCGTGATCGAACCGGTCCAGGGCGAAGGCGGCTTCCACATGGTCCCGCCTGAACTCATGCGCGCGCTGCGTACGCTCTGCGACACGCACGGCATCCTGCTCATCGCCGACGAAGTGCAAACCGGCTTTGCCCGCACCGGCAAACTCTTCGCGATGGAGCATTACGACGTAACGCCCGACCTGATCACGATGGCCAAATCCCTCGCGGGCGGCTTTCCGCTCTCGGGTTTGGTCGGCCGCGCCGACATTATGGACAAAACCGATCCAGGCGGCCTTGGCGGCACTTATGGCGGCTCACCGATCGGCTGCGCGGCAGCCCTCGCCGTACTCGACGTGATCGACGGCGAAGGCCTGCTGGCGCGCGCGAATGCGCTGGGCGAACGCGCCAAAGCCAAGCTCAAGGAAATTCAATCACGCAACGACATGGCCCCGATCGACGACATCCGCGGGCCCGGCTCCATGATCGCCTTCGACCTGATCACCGAGCGCGGCGCCAAAGCGCCCGACGGGGCCGCCGCCAAACGCGTCACCACGCGCGCGCTCGAAGAGGGGCTTATCCTGCTCTCCTGCGGAATCTCCGGCGAAACCATCCGCCTGCTCTATCCGCTCACCATCGAAGACGACCTGTTCGAGCAGGGCTTAAACAAACTGGCAGCGGCGCTGCGCGTTTGAATGCGGGGATAGAGCGGCGCTCTATCCCAAACTTCGGACCGCCGGCTTCCAGCCGGCATTGTCTGAAAGGCCAAGGCCTTCAACGGTGTTGCACGAGCAAACGAAGATGCCGGCTGAAAGCCGGCGGTCCAGGAAAAAGACTCTATCCGACCGACTTGTGCGCGCACTTACACTGCCGCGCATGAAACACACCGCGCCCACCATCACAGAGCACAGAAAGACCAGGCTGATCGCCTGGGCTCGCTTGCTTCTGTTCTGGGTGGGCGCGCTCATGTTTCGCGACAGCTTAGGCCGCATCAGCGAACGTCACCTGCTCGCACGCGGCTTCTACGCCAATCTCGACGCCGTCGCCCGCACCATCAACAACATCATCATCCTTCACGCGGCCGCCAAGCTTGGCATGGGCACAGGTCATCCGCCGAAGCTGCGCAATTACGCCGGCAGCGGCTTCTCACGTCGCACCCGCGTCCGCTCCATCACCCGCGCCGGTCGCGGTTCCTGTCTGCGCAAAAGCTTGCAGCATCACGATTTGCTGAGACGCTTCCTGCTGATCGTCAACGCGCTCAACAACGTCGATGCGCTGGCCGACCACGCCGCGCGTCGCCTCGCGCGCGGCCTAACACGCCTCTTCGGCATCCGCCTCGTACGCCCACCGCACGAGCGCGTCAGCACGCTGGCTACTCCGCCAGTGTTTGCAGCGGATAGCTCCTAACATGGAGCGCGGGCGTCCTCGCCCGCATCTTCCCGCCAGCACCAACCGTGCAGAGCTGAGCTCTGCGCGGCCAAAAGTGCTGCGTGTCTCAACGCGGGCGAGGACGCCCGCGCTCCATGGCGCCTAGGCCTTCGCCTTCCGCTTCCGCCTAAACAGCCACACAATCCCACCAATCAGCACAACCAACACCACGCCGCCGCCAATCAGGAATGGCAAATAGCGCGTGAACTGACGCGCATACGTGTTGGTCTCGATCTGGCCGTGGATGTTGTAGCCTTCGGGCATGGGCAGCACGCCCATCTCCTGCACGTATGCCTCATACTCGCGCTGCATCTGCGCGAAGAGATCGGGCATCTCAGTCGAAAGATCGCGCGTTTCACCCGGATCAAGGCGCACATTGTAAAGCCGCCATTGCCCGTCGCCGTTCGGCCGCTGGTTGATCACGAGCTTGAAGTCGCCGCGAAACAAGGCCGCGTTGCCTGAGACTTCGAGGCCGACCGGTTCTTCCGGCCCATAAGCCGATTGCGCCTCGCCGCGCAGCACCGCCGAGAGTGAGCGGCCTGTCACCGGCACGCCGTCCGTCGCCGGCGCAACGCGCGCGAGTTCCAACAAGGTCGGCGCAATGTCGGTGACATACGCAAAACCATCCGCGCGCAAACCCGCACCGACGCCAGGCCCCGCGATAATCATCGGCACGCGCGTGCCACCTTCGGTCGTATAGAATTTGAACAACGCGCCGGGCGCGGCCGTCGCGTTCGCGAATTCGGGCCCAATCGCCACCATCGAGCCGCGCTCGCCAAGATTATCGAGTTCGCGCGTGTAGCCGTTCAGATGCATCCATTGCTCGAACCCGCGCGCCGCCAGCGGATTGCTCGGCTCCGGCCCATTATCGGACGTGACCACGAACACCGTGTTCTCAAGCTCGCCGATCTCCTGCAGATGCGCGATCAGCCGGCCGATATTTTGATCCATCGAATCCAACATACCCGCATGCACTTCCATGCTGCGCGCCAACAACGCTCGCTCGCCCGGCTCCACGTCCTGCCAATTGCGCGCATTCGGCGGGCTCGCGCCCAGCGACGCTTCCGCCGGCATAAGACCAAGCTCTTGCGCGCGACGGAAACGCTGCTCGCGCAACGCCGCCCAGCCTTGATCGTAACGCCCGCGATAGCGCGCGCTATCCTCGCGCGGCGCCTGCACCGGGATGTGCACCGCCTGGAACGCTACATAGGCAAAGAACGGCCGCGCATCTGCACGTTCACTGTCGATGTAGTCGATCATCTGATCGACGAGGAAACGCGATGAATAAAAGTCGCTCGGCAGCGTCGCCGGTTGCCCGTCCTCATACCAATCGGCATGCGCGTAATAGGGCATGTACGGCTTCTGCTCCCAATTGTCCGCGCCGGACGCTTCCAGCGCAAACGAGCGATCGAAGCCGTGCGAATTCGGCAGCTGACCAGGCCCATCACCCAAATGCCATTTGCCCGTCATGTAGGTGCGATAGCCGCTCGCTTGCAGCCGCGACGCCACCGTGGTCACGCCCGGCTCCAAATGCAGCGAATAGCCTGGCTGCCCACGCTGCGACGGCGGGATGACTTCACCGATCGTCGCCACACCCGTGCGGTGATTATCGACGCCCGTCAGCAGCATCGCCCGCGAAGGGGAGCAGAGCGGCGAAGAATGATAGTTCGAGAAGCGCACGCCACGCTCAGCCAACGCGTCGATATTCGACGTCCGCGCTTCGCCGCCATAGGCGCCGAGATCCGTGAAACCCGCATCGTCGATCAAGATCAGCACGATGTTCGGCCGCTCAGTCGTCGCGCCCGCAGGCGGATCGTTCTGCGCGCCCGCAGAGGAAGCGACCGCCAGCACGGCCATAGCCGCCGCCAGCCCACGCCACGTTCCGCCCATTTCGTCCCCCTAAGGCTTTTTCGTTGCGTGCATCATGGCGCAAGGCCTTCGCGAACGCAC from Vitreimonas flagellata includes:
- a CDS encoding arylsulfatase, translating into MGGTWRGLAAAMAVLAVASSAGAQNDPPAGATTERPNIVLILIDDAGFTDLGAYGGEARTSNIDALAERGVRFSNYHSSPLCSPSRAMLLTGVDNHRTGVATIGEVIPPSQRGQPGYSLHLEPGVTTVASRLQASGYRTYMTGKWHLGDGPGQLPNSHGFDRSFALEASGADNWEQKPYMPYYAHADWYEDGQPATLPSDFYSSRFLVDQMIDYIDSERADARPFFAYVAFQAVHIPVQAPREDSARYRGRYDQGWAALREQRFRRAQELGLMPAEASLGASPPNARNWQDVEPGERALLARSMEVHAGMLDSMDQNIGRLIAHLQEIGELENTVFVVTSDNGPEPSNPLAARGFEQWMHLNGYTRELDNLGERGSMVAIGPEFANATAAPGALFKFYTTEGGTRVPMIIAGPGVGAGLRADGFAYVTDIAPTLLELARVAPATDGVPVTGRSLSAVLRGEAQSAYGPEEPVGLEVSGNAALFRGDFKLVINQRPNGDGQWRLYNVRLDPGETRDLSTEMPDLFAQMQREYEAYVQEMGVLPMPEGYNIHGQIETNTYARQFTRYLPFLIGGGVVLVVLIGGIVWLFRRKRKAKA
- a CDS encoding acetyl-CoA C-acetyltransferase, whose protein sequence is MPEAWIIDACRTPRGIGKVGKGALADIHPQQVASSVLKAIAERNNLKTGEVDDIIWGTSSQRGKQGGDLARMAALDAGYDVKSSAVTLDRFCGSGITSVNLAAAQVMAGMEDLVIAGGTEMMSYNAATADPKKPMMMDQGNLRLRAKHPQSHQGVCADAIATLEGISRQAVDELALVSQQRADAAIKGGHFKKSVVPVYKEDGALALDHEEFPRPQTTMEGLAALKPSFEAIAGFPLDEEGLTYGALIRQVYPDLKINHVHHAGNSSGVVDGAAAVLLASPDYAKKNGLKPRARVVATANVGDSPTLMLNAPVPAARKVLEKAGLTVDDIDLFEINEAFAVVAEKFIRDLKLNREKVNVNGGAMALGHPIGATGSILIGTVLDELERRDLKRGLVTMCAAGGMAPAIIIERI
- the gabT gene encoding 4-aminobutyrate--2-oxoglutarate transaminase, whose protein sequence is MTTNAELLARRAKAVPRGVSTATPVFTARAENARLWDVEGREYIDFAGGIAVLNTGHRHPKVIEAVRAQLDCVTHTAFQVSAYEPYIALAEKLNARAPIAGDAKTIFFTTGAEAVENAVKIARAATGRTGIISFTGSFHGRTTLTMAMTGKVAPYKQQFGPSVPDVFHVPFPLARYGVDVETSLLVLNHILRADVEPSRVAAIVIEPVQGEGGFHMVPPELMRALRTLCDTHGILLIADEVQTGFARTGKLFAMEHYDVTPDLITMAKSLAGGFPLSGLVGRADIMDKTDPGGLGGTYGGSPIGCAAALAVLDVIDGEGLLARANALGERAKAKLKEIQSRNDMAPIDDIRGPGSMIAFDLITERGAKAPDGAAAKRVTTRALEEGLILLSCGISGETIRLLYPLTIEDDLFEQGLNKLAAALRV
- a CDS encoding pyridoxal phosphate-dependent decarboxylase family protein, with the translated sequence MTKTALPDHGVPWSDIEPRMREMGAGDVKWRDGRTGLYIFNAGPELEQVQKAAYAMFSAENGLGPAAFPSLAEMERQIVATGLALLSAPEGAAGGMTSGGTESIFMAVKTARDYLRSKGGPKSGLNIIIPSTAHPAFDKAGMIMDIEVRRIPVRDLLADVSAMEAAIDANTLMIVGSAPCFPFGLLDPIETLSEVALRRNVWLHVDACVGGYLAPFVRMNGTALAPFDFAVPGVLSISGDLHKYGYASKGASTVFFRSKDLHEHMGLDAGPWPLGRMVTPTLAGTRPGGAIAAAWAVMQYLGVDGYRAKQKLVTDAREKIEAGVKKLGFRVLGQPQLGIIAFTHDSVNPMNIYVQMYKRGWFTATLLEPPALHLMLSPKHNEVAHEYLADLEAALASANEGAGGKVAGYAG